TCACTTTCCGCTTCAGGAAGGTCGAACGGTCCGCGGTTACATTCTGCATTTCCGGCAATCAGATAGATGATGAAAGCAATGACTGCAGGAATATGTCCCTTGAAGATAAACCAGCCATCGGCTTGTCCTTCTACGATTTCAGAAAATTGCATTGTTCCCATCAGCACTACCATCGTCATGATACTCATGCCAACAGAAAGTTCGTAACTGATAATCTGTGCACCGCTTCGCATGGCACCGATCAAAGAGAATTTGTTGTTACTACCCCAACCGGCCAACAAAATACCGACAACTCCAATGCTGGAAGCTGCCAACAGGAAGAACACGCCCACATTAAAGTCCAGAATCGCCGCACCTTTATTAAAAGGAATACAAGCGAATGTCAGGAATGAAGCGATAATCACCATGAATGGAGCAAGATTGTAGAGGAAATGGTCGGCACCTTTCGGCATGAAAATTTCTTTGGTCATCATTTTGAGTACGTCGCAGACCACTTGGATAGAACCCCATTTACCAACACGGTTCGGGCCAAGACGACACTGGAAGAAACCGCAGACCTTACGCTCCATGTAGATCAATATGATAGCCAGGATGGCATACAGTGCTACGAGGCACACGCCGACAGCTACACATTCTATAAAGATGGCTAATCCCTCCGGCATAATGGAGAGCAGTAGCTCATGTATCCAGTTTGTTACTATACTAAAGTCGAACATATATTCTTAATAATTAAGTATTGGTTTTTTTAGTATTAAATATTAATTCCATGCGAAAAATGATCTCTTGCGTCATATTGTCGGTTACTACTTAATACTTGTTACTTAATACTTGTTTTTAATATTTGTTTTTTATCTATCAATATCCGGAACGACATAATCTATTGTTCCGCCAATAGCAATTAAGTCGGCAATCTTCGTTCCCCGGCAGATGGTGTCAATTGCAGCAACAAGCGGCAATCCCGTAGCACGGTAGTGCAGGCGGTAAGGCGTTTTGTCACCTTGACTTTCCAGGAAGACACCAAATTCACCACGACTTCCTTCTACTGCAGCATAGTAACTGCCTTCCGGAACACGGATGATAGGTTTCATCTTCTCCTGATAAGGTCCCTCGGGAATATTGTCTATTAATTGCTCGATGATGTTCAGACTTTCCATGATTTCATCCATACGCACCAGGTAACGGGCAAAGCAGTCACCTTCCGTATAAACGATTTCTTTGAAATCGACTTTGTCATATACACCGTATGGCATCCGTTTACGTACGTCACACGCCCATCCTGATGCACGGCCTGTACCTCCGGTACAACCGAAAGAGATGGCATCTTCACGGCTTAACACACCGACGCCTTTCATACGGCTCTGTGCGATGATATTACCTGTGAATATATCGTGATATTCGTGGATGATTCCTCTCATGTAAGGAATGAATTCTTTTACTCGTTTGACGAAGTTAGGGTGAAGATCAGCCTGTACACCGCCAATCGTATTGTAGTTCATGATCAGGCGTCCGCCGCAAGTTTCTTCAAAGATATCGAGAATCTTCTCACGGTCACGGAATCCATAGAAGAATGCTGTCAATGCTCCTAAGTCCATAGCAAGACAAGAGTAGAACAGCAAGTGAGAGTCGATACGTTGCAACTCATCCATAATGGTACGGATGTACTGCACACGTTCGCTGACCTCAACGCCCATGGCTTTTTCAATACACATACACAATGCGTGACGATTCTGATGTGCACCCAAATAGTCCAGACGGTCTGTTAATGCTAATGTTTGAGGATAAGTGAGGCTTTCATTCATTTTTTCGATACCCCGGTGGATATAACCGCAGTTTGCATCAATTTTACGAATGATTTCACCTTCCAGAGAAACACGGAAGCGCATTACACCATGAGTAGCCGGGTGTTGCGGACCGATGTTGACTACATATTCTTCTTCACCGAACAGCTTCATCTCTTTGTTCTTGATGGTTCCGTCCGGGTTCAGTTCTATTTCTTGAGTCGTGTCAAACGTCTCTTCATTGGTCATGCACAGTGGGTTATCCTTTTCCGGATCGTTATCCTTACGCATTGGATAACCTATCCAGTCGTTACGCAGATACAGCCGGCGCATGTCAGGATGACCAACAAAGGTGATACCATAATAATCGAAAACTTCACGTTCGTAGAAGTCGGCTATCTTCCAGATGTCGCTGACAGATGGAATTTCCGGTAGCTCGCGGTTGGTTGTCGCTGTTTTTAGTGCTATCCGTTCGCCTGTAATGGTAGATTCCAGATGGTAGACTACGCCTAAGCCGCGGAGTTTTTCCGGAGCGTCTTTCTCATCGGCTACTCCCCAGTCCATACCGGTGAGGCTTTCGAGAAAGTCCATCTGTTTTTCATTTCGCAAGCGCAGCATCTCGTCGTGTAACGCTGCAGGAGCTATAAATTGTATTTCTTGCATAAATCCTTTAAATTACAGAATGTAGAATCATTCTTCATTTTTTAAATAATCCGGTTTCTTCTCTTTTCTGTTTACTCCACCAAAGAACTTTTCTATTTTCACTTTGCGTTGCAATTGCATCATGCCATAATAGAATGCTTCAGGACGTGGCGGGCATCCGGGAATATATACATCTACCGGAAGAATCTTGTCCACTCCGTTTACTACGTGATAGGACTTCTTGAAAGGACCTCCGCTGACAGCGCATCCGCCTACGGCAACCACATACTTCGGGTCGGGCATCTGGTCATAGAGTCGTTTCAGTACCGGAGCCATTTTATTGGTGATTGTTCCGCATACCATAATCATATCAGCCTGGCGCGGACTGGCACGTGCTACTTCAAACCCAAAGCGGGCCATGTCATAACGCGCGGCACCCAGTGCCATAAATTCGATACCGCAGCAACTGGTTGCAAAGGTAAGCGGCCACAGTGAATTGCTGCGTCCCCAGTTGATAAAGTCGTCAAGTACTCCGAGGGCAACATTGGCTCCTCCTGCATTAAGTTCCTTGACCAACTTTTCCAATGATTCATTGTCGATAAACTCATCATACGGAATAGATTTTATTTTTGGCTTTTTGGTTATTTCCATTCCAAAGCTCCTTTCCTCCAGGCATAAGCAAGACCCAGAACTAAAATGATAAAGAAGAAGAGAACACTAATAAGTCCCTGTGGTCCCATGTCGCGCATAACTACCGCCCACGGAAACAGAAAAGCTGTTTCGACATCGAACATAAGGAATAGGATGGCAAACAAGTAGTAGCCTACACGGAACTGCATCCATGATTTGCCACGTGTCGGTATACCACATTCATAAGCCTCAAACTTTTGCAGATTGTATGAACGGGGAGAGATAGCACGCGAAAGGGCTATTACTACACCGACAAAAGCAAGCGCTGTCAGTAAAACAACAACTAAAAACGTAAAATTCATAATTCAATAGCTGTTTAGATTGAATATTATATAGAAATAAACAATTAGTCTATTCGTCCTATGGAGAATAAAACCAACTGTAATAGATGACGAGTAAAAGAGTCTACTGTACTGTAGGCTAAATAACAATTTTTCTCAACCCATATATATAATAGGAGATAGGATCGTAATAGTATGTAAGAGAATGGGACGAGACAGGGTGAGGCGGGCTTTGACGTTTGTAATGGTCGCAGAAATAAGCGATTAACAAAAGCATACTTTTATCTGTTGGAACATGTGCAACATCTGTATGGCTCATATCGCAGGATTGGGTCGTATAAAGATTGTAAAGACGTTCTAAAGCATTTTGAACCGGACGATCCTGCGATACATAGCATCTCTCCTGCCGATAAGTCGGGGAGGCAACTTTGCACATATCTTCCATTGTTCCGTTAGTTGCACAATGGATGAGCAAAGCCAATATTAACAGTAGTCCGAATTTTAAGCTTTGTTTCATCTTTCTCTTTTAACGGCTGCAAATATAGAACTAATATTTATACTTTTTGCAAAGTCCGTATGGCAAAAAAGCTTTTTTTAACTCCGCTTCTTTTAGATGCGTTTTTTAGCCCGCATAGTTTCACAGATATAGTTTTGGAATAAGGTAATCTTTTTACCATCATTTGTTAAAAGATGCAATAAAAAAGATGATTTACGTTCTTTTTTATGAATTACACAAAGAAAATACATTTTTTTGCAGATTAAGAAAGAATACACTATTATGAAACGCACACTTTGGTTTACATTTTTCCTTCTAAACTCTTTGTTTTATCTCTATGCAGATAGTGAGAATGATTCTTTGTTGAAGGTATTGGACAAAGTGATTTCTGAACGTTTGATATATACCCAGAAAAAAGAAGCGACCATAAAAGAATTAAAGAAAAAGAAGGTTGGCCTTGATTCGTTGGAGGATATATATAATTTAAATAAAGAGATTATCCACCAATATGAGACCTTTGTCTGCGATTCGGCAGAACAATATATTCATGAGAATATTGATATAGCAAAAACAATCGGTAATAAAGAATATCTTTTGGAAGAGCAACTCCGGTTGGCTTTTGTCTATTCCTTATCCGGTTTGTTTATTCAAGCTAATGATATTTTTAAGTCGATAAAATGTCCGGATTTACCCGATCATTTAAAAGCTTTGTATTGCTGGAATCGTATACGTTATTATGAAAATCTCATTAAATACACGGATGATGTACGATTTTCAAACGAGTATATATCGGAAAAAGAAGCTTATCGGGATACGGTGATGAGCATCTTATTTGACCAGTCGGATGAATATAGAAAAGAAAAAGCGGTGAAACTTCAAGATAAAGGGAGTACAAAAGAAGCTCTTCTGATTTTGACAGAGATATATGATAAGCAGGAGCCGTCCTCTCATGGATATGCTATGATGGCTATGGGACTTGCCAGGGCTTATCGGTTGATCGGAAATTATGCATTGGAAGAAAAGTTTTTAATGCTGGCTGCTATGACAGATACAAAACTGGCTGTAAAAGAGAATGAGGCATTATTGACATTGGCAGTTAATTTGTATCATAAAGGAGATATAGACAGGGCTTATAATTATATTAAGGTAGCGTTGGATGATGCCATCTTCTATAATTCCCGTTTTAAGAATACAGTAATTGCCCGTATCCATCCGATTATTGAAAATACGTACTTGATCCGGTTGGAAAAACAAAAGCAGAACCTTCGTTTTTATATATTTCTGACTAGCTTGTTTGTGGTAGCTCTTGCTATCACCCTGTATTTTACATATAAACAAACAAAAATTGTATCCCGGGCTAAGCGGCATCTGAAAGCTATGAATGAGGAATTGGTCGGGTTGAATAAGAATCTCGACGAAGCTAATTTGATTAAAGAAAAGTATGTGGGGTATTTTATGAATCAATGTGCTGTTTATATTAATAAACTCGATGAGTACAGGAAGAATGTGAACAGGAAAATCAAGACCGGACAGATTGATGATTTGTATAAATCATCTTCTCGTCCTTTTGAAAAGGAACTTGAAGGGCTTTATCAGAACTTTGATAAAGCGTTCCTTAAATTGTATCCTAACTTTGTGGAAGAGTTCAATTCTTTGTTGAAACCGGAGGAACGCTATAAATTGGAAAAAGACCAACTGAATACAGAATTACGCATATTTGCATTGATTCGATTAGGAATTACCGATGTTGGACAGATCGCTGTATTTTTACATTATTCTGTGCAGACAATTTATAATTATAAGAGTAAAGTGAAGAGAATGTCCACTCTTGATAGTAATATCTTTGAAGAAGAGGTAAAAAAACTTGGTTCTTTGTCTCAAAAATGATTCTATCCGGTTTACCAAAACTAAAAAATGGTATTGATTTAAAATGTTGATTATTAAATGTATATGTGAATAATAGTCTTTAAAATGTTTACTTTCCCGCCTACTTCCATTAAGAAGTAGGCTTTTTTCATCTCTATATTTGCATCACAAGATTTTTGATAACTGAATACTAATCTAAAGAAACACACAACTATGAGTTTTTCTGAATTGTATCTTATTTATTATCCCAAACTAGTTCGGTTTGCAAAAGAATTTGTGATGTCGGAAGAGGATGCTGAGAACATAACGCAAGATGTGTTTACAGACTTATGGGAAAAGAGAGAGTCAATGAATCATATTGAGAATATGAATGCTTATCTTTTCAGACTTGTGAGAAACAAATGTTTGGATTATTTAAAGCATAAAGTATTCGAGCAAAAGTATGTCGAGAATGTGAAGGCTTCTTTTGAAATTGAGTTGAATCTGAAATTGCAATCTTTGGATCGTTTTGATGTATATGATATATCAGAAAGAAATCAGATGGAGAACCTGATACGGGATGCTATCAATAGTTTGCCTAAAAGATGCCGTGACATATTTTTGTTAAGTCGCATGGAAGGATTGAAGTATAGGGAAATATCCGAACGTTTGGGCATTTCGGTAAATACAGTGGAATGTCAGATGGGAATAGCACTGAAAAAGTTGAGAGCAAAACTCAATGTAACATTGGCTGCATAACTTTTTAATGATTTTATCGGTATTTTTTAGGGGTATTTATTGAGATAATCGTTCTTTGATAAAAAAGGACTGTGTATATGGAGAATTGTCTGAATAAATATTTTGCGGATGAATTTACTTCTGATGAAAAAACAGAGTTTCTCATAGAAGTGGAAAACAACGAAAGGCTGAAGGAAGAATTTATAGAAAATCAGAATTTGCTGGCACTCGTTGATTGGATATCTCCGGAATATGAAAATAATAAAGAAGTTGTCCAACATAAATTATATGAATTTATGTGTAGAATGGAGCAACACAAAGATAAATAGGTTTAGGATACCATGAATAAAATTTATATCATATTACTGACTGTTTTCTTTTATGCAAATGTTTATTCTCAACAAGCTTATTTTGTTGATGGGTATCATGGCGGGATATATGGCCATTATCCGGTAAAGTGGAAAACTCAATTCATTGTGGATCAGCTGGCTATGCATCCGGACTGGCGGATTTGTATGGAGATAGAGCCTGAAACATGGGATACAGTCAGAGTGCAGACTCCGGAGGCTTATTTGCGTTTTAAAGAGATGGCTACTAGTAATCAGGTAGAGTTTACGAATCCTACTTATGCACAGCCTTATTGCTATAATATCTCGGGAGAGAGTATAATAAGACAGTTTCAATATGGTATTGCTAAAATAAACAAACATTTTCCGGGGGTGGATTTTGTAACCTATTCGGTAGAAGAACCTTGCTTCACAAGCTGCTTGCCACAAATCCTTAAACAATTCGGCTTTAAATATGCTGTATTAAAATGTCCCAACACCTGTTGGGGAGGGTATACTGCTGCTTATGGCGGAGAATTGGTTAATTGGGTGGGACCGGACGGGACTGCAATATTGACTGTTCCCAGATATGCTTGTGAAAAACTGGAGCCGGGATCAACTTGGCAGACAACTGCTTGGGGAAATTCGGATGCTTATTTAAAAGATTGCCGTAACGCAGGTATCAAACACCCTGTTGGTATGTGTTTTCAGGATGCGGGATGGAAGAACGGCCCATGGCTGGGAAGTGGAAAGAACACAAAAAATAACTCTATATATATGACATGGAGAGATTACATTGAGAATGTCTCCATCGGAAAAACGGATGATAACTGGAATTTTTCACAGGAAGATATACATGTGAATCTTATGTGGGGAAGTCAGGTTTTGCAAAAAATAGCGCAAGAAGTACGCGCTTCAGAAAATAGAATTGTCATGGCAGAGAAAATGTCTGTAATGGCTTATCTGGAGAATCAATATATTTGTCGACAGGCAGATATGGATGAGGCTTGGCGTACGCTGATGCTGGCACAACATCATGATTCGTGGATTGTGCCTTATAATGGACTGAATAGAAAAGGAACATGGGCTGATCAGATTAAGCGATGGACAGATAGTACCAATCATATTGCAGATGGAATTATTGAGGCATCTATGCGGAGCTTTAATGAAAAGTTTATTCCGCAAAATAATGCTCGACAGCAATATATACGTGTTTTTAATACATTAGGAATGAGAAGAAAGGAAATCGTAAGGGTTCTTCTGCCTACGGAATCTGAAAATGCGGATTTAAGTGTTTGTGACTGGAAAGGTAAAGATATAGGTTGTTTTGTAGAAAATGAAGGTAAAGAGATAAGATTATTTTTTGAGGCAGAGATTCCTCCCTTTGGTTATTCCACGTATTGTATAAAAAAGAAAGAAGCTGGTAAGAAAGAGGCTTCGGAGAGTAGATTCGTTTCGGAAAATAATAAGGTGAATAAACAGGAATACGTGGTTGAAAATGATATGTATAAAATTGTTTTTGACTTATCAAAGGGAGGAACCATAAAAAGCCTGATAGCTAAAAAAGAAGGGAATAAGGATTTTGCAGGTAAAATGGAGAAATATGCTTTAGGGGAGTTGCGAGGCTTTTTTTATGAAGAAGGCAAATTTCGTTCTTCTAGAGAAACTCCGGCTCGGCTGACAGTAGTGAGGGATAATGTATATGAGCAAAAAGTAAAGATAGAGGGTGAGATTGCTTCCCATCCGTTTACACAGGTAATCACTCTCACTAAAGGAACGAGACGAATTGATTTTGATTTGACAGTTGACTGGAAAAATAATGTAGGTATTGGTGAATATAAAGAGGAGCGTTGGCGTGATAATCGTCGGGCTTATTGTGACGATCGGTTTAAACTAAGTGTATTATTCCCGACTGATTTACATTCTCCCCGTGTTTATAAAAATGCACCGTTTGACGTATGCGAAAGCAAACTGACTGATACTTTCTTTGGTTCTTGGGATCAAATCAAACATAATATTATACTTCATTGGGTTGACTTGGCTGAACAAGAAGGTGACTATGCTTTGGCTTTATTATCAGACCATACTACTTCTTATTCTTATGGAGAGGACTATCCGCTAGGACTGACTGCTCAATATTCGGGTGGAGGACTTTGGGGACCTGATTATAAAATAACACACCCTTTGAGAATGAAGTATGCAATTATACCTCATCGTGGCAAATGGGACAAAGCATCAATCGCAGATGATAGCGATTGTTGGAATGAACCATTGTTGTATTCTTGCTATCCAGTGGCAAAACCGGAATCGAAATCATTTATTGATTTACAGAATACCGGTTATCAAGTGAGCGCTCTTCAAATGAAAGATGGAAAGGTACTATTGCGCCTGTTCAATTCCGAAGGGGACGAAAGATTACAAAAGGTTACTATTGATATGCCATTATCCGGTGTAGAGGAAGTTGATTTGAATGGACAATGTATCGAAAGAAAGAAGATAAAAACACGTGCCGGCAAATCGGAAATAGTGATTTCAATGCCTCGTTTTGGTATTAAGACTTTCATTCTTAGTTTGATTAAAAATAATTAGATTATTATTATGTATAAAGCGACTGCTAATCTTTTAATTGTTTGCTTTTTGGGTTGGATGACAGGGTGCTCATCAACCAATACTGTATCGGAAGATTTAGTTCCGACTGATTATGTAAACCCGTTTATTGGTGCCAGTACTAGTGTAGGGGCTGCCGGAGTTTACCATGGATTAGGTAAAACTTTTCCCGGAGCCACAACTCCTTATGGTATGGTACAGGTTAGTCCTAATACAATAACGGGAGGCGATAATGGTTCCGGATACA
The Bacteroides luhongzhouii DNA segment above includes these coding regions:
- the nuoH gene encoding NADH-quinone oxidoreductase subunit NuoH, which produces MFDFSIVTNWIHELLLSIMPEGLAIFIECVAVGVCLVALYAILAIILIYMERKVCGFFQCRLGPNRVGKWGSIQVVCDVLKMMTKEIFMPKGADHFLYNLAPFMVIIASFLTFACIPFNKGAAILDFNVGVFFLLAASSIGVVGILLAGWGSNNKFSLIGAMRSGAQIISYELSVGMSIMTMVVLMGTMQFSEIVEGQADGWFIFKGHIPAVIAFIIYLIAGNAECNRGPFDLPEAESELTAGYHTEYSGMGFGFFYLAEYLNLFIVASVATTIFLGGWMPLHIVGLDGFNTVMDYIPGFIWFFAKAFFVVFLLMWFKWTFPRLRIDQILNLEWKYLVPISMVNLLLMACCVAFGFHF
- a CDS encoding NADH-quinone oxidoreductase subunit D — translated: MQEIQFIAPAALHDEMLRLRNEKQMDFLESLTGMDWGVADEKDAPEKLRGLGVVYHLESTITGERIALKTATTNRELPEIPSVSDIWKIADFYEREVFDYYGITFVGHPDMRRLYLRNDWIGYPMRKDNDPEKDNPLCMTNEETFDTTQEIELNPDGTIKNKEMKLFGEEEYVVNIGPQHPATHGVMRFRVSLEGEIIRKIDANCGYIHRGIEKMNESLTYPQTLALTDRLDYLGAHQNRHALCMCIEKAMGVEVSERVQYIRTIMDELQRIDSHLLFYSCLAMDLGALTAFFYGFRDREKILDIFEETCGGRLIMNYNTIGGVQADLHPNFVKRVKEFIPYMRGIIHEYHDIFTGNIIAQSRMKGVGVLSREDAISFGCTGGTGRASGWACDVRKRMPYGVYDKVDFKEIVYTEGDCFARYLVRMDEIMESLNIIEQLIDNIPEGPYQEKMKPIIRVPEGSYYAAVEGSRGEFGVFLESQGDKTPYRLHYRATGLPLVAAIDTICRGTKIADLIAIGGTIDYVVPDIDR
- a CDS encoding NADH-quinone oxidoreductase subunit B, which gives rise to MEITKKPKIKSIPYDEFIDNESLEKLVKELNAGGANVALGVLDDFINWGRSNSLWPLTFATSCCGIEFMALGAARYDMARFGFEVARASPRQADMIMVCGTITNKMAPVLKRLYDQMPDPKYVVAVGGCAVSGGPFKKSYHVVNGVDKILPVDVYIPGCPPRPEAFYYGMMQLQRKVKIEKFFGGVNRKEKKPDYLKNEE
- a CDS encoding NADH-quinone oxidoreductase subunit A, whose translation is MNFTFLVVVLLTALAFVGVVIALSRAISPRSYNLQKFEAYECGIPTRGKSWMQFRVGYYLFAILFLMFDVETAFLFPWAVVMRDMGPQGLISVLFFFIILVLGLAYAWRKGALEWK
- a CDS encoding DUF6377 domain-containing protein, whose amino-acid sequence is MKRTLWFTFFLLNSLFYLYADSENDSLLKVLDKVISERLIYTQKKEATIKELKKKKVGLDSLEDIYNLNKEIIHQYETFVCDSAEQYIHENIDIAKTIGNKEYLLEEQLRLAFVYSLSGLFIQANDIFKSIKCPDLPDHLKALYCWNRIRYYENLIKYTDDVRFSNEYISEKEAYRDTVMSILFDQSDEYRKEKAVKLQDKGSTKEALLILTEIYDKQEPSSHGYAMMAMGLARAYRLIGNYALEEKFLMLAAMTDTKLAVKENEALLTLAVNLYHKGDIDRAYNYIKVALDDAIFYNSRFKNTVIARIHPIIENTYLIRLEKQKQNLRFYIFLTSLFVVALAITLYFTYKQTKIVSRAKRHLKAMNEELVGLNKNLDEANLIKEKYVGYFMNQCAVYINKLDEYRKNVNRKIKTGQIDDLYKSSSRPFEKELEGLYQNFDKAFLKLYPNFVEEFNSLLKPEERYKLEKDQLNTELRIFALIRLGITDVGQIAVFLHYSVQTIYNYKSKVKRMSTLDSNIFEEEVKKLGSLSQK
- a CDS encoding RNA polymerase sigma-70 factor, which produces MSFSELYLIYYPKLVRFAKEFVMSEEDAENITQDVFTDLWEKRESMNHIENMNAYLFRLVRNKCLDYLKHKVFEQKYVENVKASFEIELNLKLQSLDRFDVYDISERNQMENLIRDAINSLPKRCRDIFLLSRMEGLKYREISERLGISVNTVECQMGIALKKLRAKLNVTLAA
- a CDS encoding glycoside hydrolase family 38 C-terminal domain-containing protein, which codes for MNKIYIILLTVFFYANVYSQQAYFVDGYHGGIYGHYPVKWKTQFIVDQLAMHPDWRICMEIEPETWDTVRVQTPEAYLRFKEMATSNQVEFTNPTYAQPYCYNISGESIIRQFQYGIAKINKHFPGVDFVTYSVEEPCFTSCLPQILKQFGFKYAVLKCPNTCWGGYTAAYGGELVNWVGPDGTAILTVPRYACEKLEPGSTWQTTAWGNSDAYLKDCRNAGIKHPVGMCFQDAGWKNGPWLGSGKNTKNNSIYMTWRDYIENVSIGKTDDNWNFSQEDIHVNLMWGSQVLQKIAQEVRASENRIVMAEKMSVMAYLENQYICRQADMDEAWRTLMLAQHHDSWIVPYNGLNRKGTWADQIKRWTDSTNHIADGIIEASMRSFNEKFIPQNNARQQYIRVFNTLGMRRKEIVRVLLPTESENADLSVCDWKGKDIGCFVENEGKEIRLFFEAEIPPFGYSTYCIKKKEAGKKEASESRFVSENNKVNKQEYVVENDMYKIVFDLSKGGTIKSLIAKKEGNKDFAGKMEKYALGELRGFFYEEGKFRSSRETPARLTVVRDNVYEQKVKIEGEIASHPFTQVITLTKGTRRIDFDLTVDWKNNVGIGEYKEERWRDNRRAYCDDRFKLSVLFPTDLHSPRVYKNAPFDVCESKLTDTFFGSWDQIKHNIILHWVDLAEQEGDYALALLSDHTTSYSYGEDYPLGLTAQYSGGGLWGPDYKITHPLRMKYAIIPHRGKWDKASIADDSDCWNEPLLYSCYPVAKPESKSFIDLQNTGYQVSALQMKDGKVLLRLFNSEGDERLQKVTIDMPLSGVEEVDLNGQCIERKKIKTRAGKSEIVISMPRFGIKTFILSLIKNN